In Acidobacteriota bacterium, the DNA window CGAGTTCGATCAGGACGGCACTCATCGCCAGACGCGATCCTGTCGGCATCCTCGCGGGCAGGAACATCGGCACGAGTCGATACGCCAGACCGATCACCATCATCAGCGGCCAGCCGATCGCGGCCAGGTGCGCGTGCGCGAACGCCGCTGCACGAGGCGACAAGCCGAACCATCCGTAAGCGCGATCGAACCCGATCGCCATGCCCAATCCAGACGCGGTCGAGAAGTTCAGGAATGCGAGTGCCACGTGCAGCAGGACGGGCCACGGCGCCGTCGCGCGGCGCATGACGAGCACCGAGCGGCTGCCGAGCCAGACCACCGCCAGGACAGCGAGCAGGCCGCCCCACGCCATCGCCGCGTACTGCCCGATCCAGAAGTGCGTCACCATGCCGCTGGATCCGACGAGGAACGCGACAAACAGCAGCCAGTCGGGCCACCGCACCGGCAAGGGCATCCCCAGCGCCAGCGGCGCGACGATGTAGAAGGCGCCGAGGATGGAACCGGTGATCCAGGCAAGCGTCACCAGGTGGACGATCGCCACCATGCGCGGGTGCAGGAAGTAGCCGCCGGGCAGCGCCGGATCGAGCACCAGCACGAGAAGCGCCAGCGCCAGGCCGGCGTGCGCCCAGGCGAAGTACGCCAAGGGCAACGCCGACGAGGGCGTGAGCGCCTGCCGGTTCATGCAGGCCGTTCCCGCAGCATCACGAGCAGCATGCGCGACGGCACCGTCGCGTCCACGGCGTGCGGCACGCCCGCCGGCATCCGCACGACCATTCCGGCCGTCGCCTCGACGGGCGCACCGCCGATCGTCAGCGTGAACGAACCGTCGAGTACGACGACGAGCGCGTCGAATGGCGCCGTGTGCTCGCTGAGCGCCTCACCGGCGTCGAAGGCGAACAGCGTGACGGTGCCGCCGCCATTCTTCGCGATCACGCGGCTGGCAATGCCGTGCGGCGTGAGCGTGACGAGATCGGCGAGGGCGAAGGCGGATGCGGGATCGATGAAGTTGGGCATGACGATTCTGCCCTACTGTGCCGGCGTCCACGGCCGGCTGTCGTTGTGCTGGCGCAAGACCGCCGAGGTGCCGGCTGCGGTCACTGCTATCGAGACCGGTCCTGGGAGTATGGTAGAAGCGGTACTTCCGCACGCGGCTCCGCAAGTGTCCGCCGGGCGCTGGCGCGAAGCCATCGAGACGCACAGGAGGGGTTCGTTCGATCGACACGGTGGTCCTCGATGACGCGCACGAGCCCGAACTCGCGCGCTTCCCTGGCAGGGCGACCGGAGCGACGCGCCAGCCCAGTTGACGATCAGTTCAATCCCGAGCGGTCGCAGCGCAGGCGCAGTGTGACGCCATAGTCGAGCGTCGGGAGCGGACCGCTGCTGCACGACGCCTTCAGGGACGTCAGATCATCAGGGTACGAGGCCTGCGCATACCACTTGTGCGTCAGCCCGTAGCCGAGTTCCTTGTCGGTGTCGCGCACGTAGTGGGTCCCCTCGTTCGGTGGCAGCCACGGCGCGTCCGGTGCCAGGTTGACGAGAACGTCGTGCCGGCGTTCTCCGTCGGGATAGACAGGTTGTGGCTGCCACGGCTCGGGATGGACGTCGCTCAGGGCTTCGGGACGAGCTTGAGCAGCCTGCCGTTCTGTTCGTCGGTCAGAAGGTAGAGTGCGCCGTCAGGCCCCTGAGCCACGTCACGAATGCGGGCGTTCAGGTCCGCCAGCAAACGCTCTTCGCCGGTCACCCGTTCCCCTTCCACTGTGAGACGAACGAGAGCGCGGGACGCCAGGCCACCAATGAACAGGCTGTTGCGCCACGCAGGGAAGAGCGCGCCGGTGTAGAACGTCATGCCACCAGGTGCGATCACGGGATCCCAGTAGTAGACCGGCTGTTCCATGTTCGCCTGCTGCGTCAGGCTCTCGCCGATGGGCCGACCGTCGTACTCGATGCCGTACGTGATCGTGGGCCAGCCATAGTCCCTGCCCTTCCGCGCGATGTTGAGTTCGTCGCCGCCTCGCGGACCGTGCTCGATCGTCCACAACTCGCCCGTCGCCGGGTTGAGCGTCGCGCCTTGTACGTTGCGATGGCCGTACGACCAGATCTCCGGCCGAACGCCGTCCTTTCCGACCAAGGGGTTGTCCCCGGGAATCGAACCGTCGCGATTGATGCGCACGACCTTTCCGAGGAGGCTGTCCATCTGCTGCGCCTGCATCCGTCCCGGCAGGATCGAGCGATCGCCGAGTGTGACAAATAGCGTGTTGCCGCCGCGCTCGAACACCAGTCGACTGCCGAAATGGAGCCTCGAGCCGAGCGACGGGGCCTGCCGGAAGATGACCTGTACGTCCTCCAGGCGCGGCGCGCCGGCGCCCACCGTCAGGCGGCCACGCGCAACGGCGGTGTTGTTGGTGTCGTCGTCTCGACCTTCCGCATAGCTCCAGTAGACCAGCCCGTTGTTGGCAAACTCCGGATCGAGCGCCACACCCAGCAGCCCGCCCTGTCCTCGCGCATCCACGGCGGGTACGCCCGCCACCGGTTCCGACAGCGCACCAGTGGCCTCCACCACGCGCAGTCGTCCCGGCTTCTCTGTCACGAGAAACCGTCCATTCGGGAGGAAGGCGATGCCCCAGGGATTCTCGAGGCCACTCGCGATGGTCACGGTATCGAATGCGACGCCGGACCGGCGTTCTGGCGCGCGCGTCTGCTCGTCGAACGCCCGCTCGAGATGCGGCGCATTCTGAGGCGCCGTCTGCACGGGCGCAGTCTGCGACGCCACCGAACCGGCGCCCACAGAGACGCCAACGGCGACCGCCAGTGCGATCGACACCGACACGGCAGTCTTCGTCCTTGGGGTGAATGGTCGTTTGAATCTGTACACGACAGTCGTCTCCTCGAAACCGGTTCCGGCGCTCTGCTCGCGCCCTTTCAGGGTAGCCGTCCGCACGGCAACGGAATAGACCGTCGAATCCACATGGCGCTATGAGTGCCATTCAACAATCGACTGCCCGAAAGCCTTCCATGGACCACGACGTTCGGGGAAGCGGTCACCCGTTCCGCGGCGGGCATTCCACGGCGGGCACGAAGCGCTCCTTGCGAGCTGAACATGCTCGTGGTCGTCTCTTCAACGCAAGGTCCACGTGGCCCCGTCCTCGACGTGACGTTGTGGTAGCGTCGCTGCAGGCCCAGAACGGCGGTACCACTCGGCGCAGAGGAGATTCATCATGCAAGCTGTCCGGTTCGTCGGTGTCGGTTTCCCAGCCAGACTCGAGGACGTGCCCACGCCCGCGCCGGGTCCTGGCCAGGTCCTGATCAAGATTGGCGGTGCTGGCGTCTGCCATTCGGACCTGCACGTCATGGAGGAGGAACTGGGGTTCACGCCTCCGTTCACGCTCGGTCATGAGAATGCCGGGTGGGTGGCAGGACTTGGACAAGGCGTCACGGGGTTCAAGGAAGGCGACGCCGTGGCCGTGTACGGTCCATGGGGGTGCGGTCGCTGCCACGCGTGTCAGCTCTCGATGGAGAACTACTGCGAGAACTGGGCGCAGATGGGGACCTTCGGCGGCGGACTGGGTTCCGATGGCGGCATGGCCGAATACATGCTGGTGCCTTCGGCTCGCCTGCTGGTCGGGCTCGGAGACCTGAGTCCCGCCAGAGCCGCGCCGTTGAGTGACGCCGCACTCACGCCCTATCACGCGATCAAGCGAGCGCTGCCCGCACTCCACGCCGGCACCACCGTCGTCGTCCTCGGCGTTGGTGGGCTCGGGCACATGGCGGTACAACTGCTGCGGGTGCTTGCGCCCGTGCGCATCGTGGCCGCAGACGTGAACGACGGCCGCTTGCAGCAGGCCAAGGAACTCGGCGCAGACGACATCGTCAACAACAGCGATGTCGATGCCGCTGCGGAGCGGATTCTCCGGATCGTCGGTCCGCGTGGTGCCGGGCTCGTGCTCGATTGCGTCGGCGTGCAATCGACCATCGATCTGGGTGCCCGCGTTCTCGGGCGCAACAGCATCTGGACGATTCTCGGCTTGGGCAGTGGGCATCACGACTTCCGTCACGGCAGCACGCCGTACGGCACGACGATGAGTATTCCCTACTGGGGATCCCGCATCGAACTGATGGAAGTGATTGCGATGGCGCGCGACGGACGGATCCACGCCGAAACCATCGAATTCCCGCTGACGCAGGCGGTCGAGGTGTATCGCACGCTGAAAGAGGGTGGCATTCGAGGGCGTGCGGTGCTCGTCCCGGGTGCGTGAGCCCGGCCAGCGTTGCTGTAGCATGCGCCGCATGCAGACTCGACGAGTGTTGGGCATCGCTTCGGCGCTGGTACTCACCCTGGTTTCCGGCGCCGCCCTGCGTGCCCAGCCGGCCTCGATCTCGGCCGAACGCGTCGATCAGGACGTGCTCTGGAAGATCCGGCGCGAAGCCCACGAGCACTCGCAGATCCTGAAGACGCTGCACGTGCTGACCGACGTGTACGGGCCACGGCTCACCGGCTCGCCCAACCTGCGCGCCGCGCAGGACTGGCTCCTCCGGCAGGCGACGACGTGGGGCCTGAAGAATGCGCACCTGGAGCCCTGGAGCTTCGGGCACCCGGGGTGGGCCAACGAGAGGACGGCCGTGTTCCTGACCTCGCCCGTGAAGGACTCGCTGGTGGTGGAGCCGTTGGCGTGGACGCCGGGGACGCCAGGGACGGTCACCGCATCGGCCCTCCTCATCGAGGTACCGGCGAGCCCGACGCAGGCCGAGCTCGACGCCGCGCTCGATGCGCTCCGCGGCACGCTGAAGGGCCGTGCCGTGCTCGTCGGCCGTCCGGCATCGCCCGGCGTCGCCTTCAACCCCGTGGCCAAGCGTCGGGATGACGCCGACGTCCGCGCGCAGCTGTCGGGCTCGGGCGGCGCGTTCGGTCCGCCACGTGCCGCTGCCACGCCGCGTCCCGGCGCGCTGACGTCCATCGAGACCGACAACCAGGTCAACGCGTTCCTCGTCGCCGAGGGCGCGGCGCTGCGGCTCAACGACGCCGGCTTCGAGCACGGCCGCATCCGCGCGTTCAACAACCGGACGTTCGATGTGAGCCGCGCGGTGCCCACCATCGTCGTGCGCAACGAGGACTACGGCCGCATCGCCCGCCTGCTCGACGGCGGCCGTTCCGTCGAGCTCGAGGCCACGATCGTCAACACGGTCCACCCCGAGGGCAGCACGCAGTACACCGTGGTCGCCGAGATTCCCGGCACCGACAAGGCCCGGGAAGTGGTGCTGCTCGGTGGGCATCTCGACTCGTGGCACGCGGCGACGGGCGCCACAGACAACGCCATCGGATCCGCGGTGATGCTGGAGGCGATCCGCATCCTGCAGGCTGTGGGCGCGAAGCCGCGCCGCACCATCCGCGTGGTGCTCTGGAGCGGTGAAGAGCAGGGCCTGCTCGGCTCGCAGGCGTACGTGGCCGAGCACTACGGTTCGTTCGAGAACCCGAAGCCGGAGTTCGAGCACTTCAACGGCTACTTCAACGTCGACATGGGCACGGGCAAGGCGCGGTCACTGACGGTGTTCGGCCCTCCCGAAACGGCCGCGATTCTCGACGCCGTGACGGTGCCCTTCCGCGCGAACGGTCTGCTCGGCGCCACCACCACGCGATCGCGCGCGCGCGGCGGCTCCGACCACACGTCGTTCAACGAAGCAGGCCTCCCGGGCATCAGCGTCGGCCAGGATCCCATCGAGTACCAGTCGCACACCTGGCACACCAATCTCGACACCTACGAACGCATCATCGAGAGCGACGCCATCCAGTCGGCCGAGGCCGTGGCGGCCGCCGTGTATCATCTCGCCACTCGCGACGAGAAGCTGCCCCGGGTCACGCGCGAGACGATTCCAGCGAAGCCGGGACCGCCGGCTGGTCCCACCACCTCCGCGGCGCCGGCCACCTCCGGCACGACGTCGCGGCCGTAATCATGCGCATCACGACACGTACCCTGACGAGACTCGCCTGTTCGACCATCACCGTAGCCATCGCCGGCTTCACGCTCCTGGGTGGAAGCACCTCCGCTCAGGAGCGCGAGGACCGGACGCTGCTGCCGTGGGACCAGCTGCGGGCCATCATCAACGAAGCCTCGGGCGAGCGCGCCATGCACCACGTGCTGGAGCTGGTGCCCTACCCGCGCATCCGCTCGCGGGCCGAATACGAAGGACACTTCCGCGAGAACGAGGTCATCGCGCGCTTCGCCACCGAGTACGGGTTCGACGATGTGAAGGTCGAGTCGTTCCCGACCGCGCAGCGCTCGTGGCAAGGTTGGCAGGGCGAGCTGTGGATCACCGCACCCGAGACCCGGAAGCTGTACGACATCCACGACGTGGCCATCTCGCTCGCGCCCAACAGCGAGAACGGCGACGTCACAGCAGAGGTCGTCGACGTGGGAGTCGGCGAACGTCCAGAGGACTACGCCCACAAGGACGTGAAGGGCAAGGTGGTCCTGGGGTCGGCCACGGCCACCACGCTCCAGCGGCTCGCCGTGTTCGAGCGCGGCGCCGTGGGCGTCATCAGCTGGAACGCGCTGCGTCCGGAGTCCTACCCCGATGCCATCCTCTCGGCGAGCATCGGCGGCAACGCACCGCAGGGGCGGACGCCCGGCTTCGGCTGGATCGTCTCGCCGCGCGTGGGACGCGAACTGGCCGACACGCTCGGCAAGGGACAGTCGCTCACGGTCCGATCGATCGTCCGCGCCGAGACGTTCCCGGGCGAGCTCGAGACCGTCCACGCCACTATCAAGGGCGACGGCAGCACGGACCAGGCGGTCGTCATCTCGGCGCACCTGCACGAGGGCTACATCAAGCAGGGCGCCAACGACGATGCGTCGGGATCCGGGCTGATCCTCGAGATGGGCCGGACGTATATCCGGCTGATCAAGGAGGGCAAGCTGCCTCGGCCGCGGCGCACCGTCCACTTCCTGTGGGTGCCGGAGATCAGCGGCACGAACGCGTGGCTCGACGCCCATCCGGAAGTGGCCAGAACGCTCATCGCCGATCTGAACTTCGACATGGAAGGCCTCGGCCTCGCGCGGAGCGGGAGCCGCTGGGTGCTGCACCGCACGCCCGACACGTTCCCGACGTACCTGAACGACGTCGGCCAGAGTGTCATGGAGTGGGTCGCCGCCATCAACCAGGAACGCGTGCGCTTCCGCGACAACGGCTACCGCTTCACGCTGCCGATCCTCTCGCCCAACGGCAGCCAGGATCCCTTCTACATCAGCGTGGAGAAGCACTATGGGTCGAGCGACCACGTCGTCTACATGCAGCGGGGCGTGCCCGCGCTCATGTTCATCACATGGCCCGACATGTGGTACCACTCGTCGCAGGACACGCCAGACAAGCTCGACCCGACGCAGTTCCGTCGGGCCGCCGTCGTGGGGACCGCCTCGCTGTCGCTGCTCGCGTCGGCAGGCGACGCCACTGCGATCAAGGTCGCGGGTGAATCACTCGCGCGCGGCACCGAGCGCCTCGGCACCGCCGAACGCAAGGGGCTCGGGTATCTCGCCGACGCCACCGACGCGGCCTCGCTCCCCATTGCGTACGCGGAGGCGAAGAACGCCGTCGCGCATCAGCAGGGCGTGGAGCGCGCGGTCCTGGCGTCGGTGAAGGACCTCTTCGCCGATGCGACAGGAGGCACACGATCGCTGGCGACGCTCCTGCCGCTGGTGGATGGCCGTGCCGCGGCACTGCAGGCCGACATCACGGCGTATCACGCGCTGCGCGCGCAGCAACTCGGCGTGACGCCCGTCGAGCCCACACGCACGGCCGCCGAGGTCGAAGCGTCCCGCATCGTCGCGGCGCGCGTGCCGGGTGGCCGGATGCTGGGACGGCGCGGACGCAACCAGCCGCTGCTCGACAGCCTGCCGCCTGCCGACCGCGCGCTCGTGGCGTCGGTGGAGACGAAGCTGCCGCAGCACATGCGCGCGGAGCTCGACCTCCTGTTGCAGAAGGGCGACCGGACGGTCCTGCAGATCCGCGATTTCCTCGCGGGTGAGTTCGATCCGCTGCCGGCCGATGATCTCCTCGCCTACCTCCGTGCGATGGAGCGGATCGGCGGCGTCACGTTGACCGCGAAATAGTCCCTCGGCACCCACGTCCTCGACGTCGGCAACACGTGCCTCATGGGCGTCGGTGCGATCAAGTAGGCGTCGAGGCTCGCCGATGCCGACGTCACTCCGCGCCCCGCGCCGCGGCAGTCCGTAGCTGTAGCGACAGACCGACCGCACCGATGGATGCGGTCGTCCGCTTCCTGTTGCAGGCGGCAGTTGCCCGAGGTTCCGCAGCACGACGCGGCGCCTCCCGCGGCGACGTGCACCCTCTCACGCGCGCTCCGTTCAGGGGATGGTGGTCATGGCGTGACGCCTCCCGGTGTGGATGGCTCGTCGCGCGTGGACTCCGAGCTCATGGCTTCCCGAAGCAGAAAGGCGCGCGCCAGCAGGTCGCGCAACTCGGGGTCACCAACGAGCAGCGAGTGCAGGCGTTCGGCGGGCACGCGCAGCACCTCGCCCGCGCGAATGACGATGACCGCCCACAGGATGCGCTGTCTGCGCTGCAGATCAGGCGCCACGAAGGAGCGTCGTGCGTGATGCACGCGAACCACCCGCTGGGTGGTCGTACCGTCGTCGCCGATCGTCGCCACGGCCCCGGAGAGAACGACGTAGAGGGCGACCTCGGCATCGCCGGGCCGACACAGGACATCACCGCGGTCGATGCGGCGCCGCTGCGCCACTTTCGCGATGCGCTCCAGTTGTGCGTCGGTCAACCGCGCCTGTTCGACGACGACGTTGGGCGTTTCCGCCATGTCCTCCGGCAGGTGCGTCAGCTCGTCCCGGGGATTCCAGGCGTCCACACGGGGGGGACGTGGCGGCGCTGTCTGCGCCGCTGGTGAGGCGACCGCAGACTCGCCGGAGGTCGCCAGCAACGCGGCGGCCAGCGACTGGGCGTCGTGGGCCCCGGTGTGACGCCGCCCGTTGACGAAGTAGCTGCGAGACGCATCGACGCCGCTGGCACGAGCCGACGCGAGGTCCTCGTCGACCCTGCGCCGGTGCTGGCCTGAGCCCACCTCTCTCGCGAACCGGGGCACGTCAAGCCCCAGCGCCGTGGCGTGGTCGAGGAGATCGGCGGCGTCGAGCGGTCCTGCGTGCTGGAACAGCCGGTCGTGCATCTCCCAGAACCGGCCCTGTGCACCTGCGGCTTCGGACGCTTCGGCCGCCAGGTGCGCGTACTGCTCGGAGGGCGGGGCATGGCGAAAGACATAGCGCAGCCGGTCGCCGAATCGTTCGCTCAACTCGGCGATGGCTCCCCAGCCCTGGAACGGTGCCCGGAAGTCACCAAAGCCAACCAGGGTGAGCGGCGCGTGCGCCGGTCCGCGGAGATGGTCACGTGCGACGTCGACCGGCGGCTGCAGTGTCATCGATTCCGCCTGCACCTGTGGCACGCGGCGCGCCGCCAGCCACAGCAGCGAGAACCCCAGCACGCCCGCCAGCAGCGACGCCACGAGAATCCCGACGCGCGCCTGGTCGGCGAGCGCCGGGTCGGGGATCGCGCGCCCGACGATCAGCAGCGAGATCGTGAACCCGATGCCGGTCAGAACGGCCCCACCTGCCAGTTGCAGTCTGGTCAGGCCCGGGGGAAGCTCGCCCAGCCTGAAGCCCACGGCCAGGGCGCAGCCCAGCAGGATGCCGACCGGCTTTCCCAGCACGAGCCCGGCGATGACCCCCAGCGTGACTGGGGACGCCGCGGCCGACGTCAGCGCGTCACCACCCAGCACGACGCCGGCATTCGCGACGGCGAACAACGGGACGAAGACGTAGTCGATCCACGGCCGCCACAACGCCTGCAGTCGTTCGCCCACCGGCACCGATCGCTCGATCGACAAGCGCGCCGCGTGGGCATGGCCGGGATGCGGGTGTTGCAGATACGTGTGGGTCAGCCGCCTGACCTCCGCGACCTCTTGCCGCCGGACCCGGTAGGCAGGCGTAATCAGCGCGATGGCCACGCCCAGCAGCGTGGCGTGGACGCCGCTCATGTACAACACGATCCACGATGCGACTGCAAGCACCAGATAGGGCGGCCCCCGCCACACGTTGACCCACCGCAGGCCCAGCATGAGCACCACGCCCGCCGCGGCGAGCGCCAGGTATCCGAAGTGCAGGGTGTCGGTGTAGAAGATGGCGATCGCGGCCAGCGCGCCGATATCGTCGACGACGGCGAGCGCCAGCAGAAAGACGCGCAACGGGATGGGGCAACCCCGCCCGAGGAGTGCGAGGACCCCGAGCAGGAAGGCCGTGTCGGTGGAGATCACCATGCCCCAGGCGGAGGCGGCCTCGGTGCCCCGGTTGATCAGCACATACACCAGCGCCGGCACGATCAGGCCCATGACGGCGGCCAGGATCGGCACCACCGCCCGTCGCCTGTCAGCCAATTCGCCCAGCACCAGTTCCCGCTTCACCTCCAGGCCGACGATGAAGAAGAAGAACGTCATCAGGCCGTCGTTGACCAGGTGGTGCAGACTCAGCGACAGCTCGGCACCGCCCAGGCGCACCGCGACCTCGGTGTGCCAGAACGTCGCGTAGGTGTCGCCCACGAGCGAATTCGCCCAGGCCAGGGCGGCCACGGTGCCCAGCAGCAGGAGAGCCGCAGCCATGAGCTCCGGACTCGCCAGCCTGCGCGTCATTCCTGAAACCATGATGCCGTTTTCTGGCCCAAGTGAGGGTGGTGTCAGTGCCGCGCCCGTGTGATGGCCTTGTTCATCTCTCTGAGCCACAGGACCGAACTGGCGACCGTTGCGCAGAACAACCAGTCCCAACCACTCAAGGCGGTCGTGCCGAACGCGCGTTGAAGGAACGGCAGGTACACGACGCAGCACTGAAGCGCCAGAGACACGCCAAGGGCGGCCCACAGCCAGCCGTTGGTCAAGAGGTGCACGAACGCGCTCTGTTGGTCGGATCGAGCGTTCACCACGTTGACCACCTGAAAGAGCATGAGCGTCGTGAACGCCATCGTCTGGCCGTACCGCAGATCGCCGGCACCGTCGATGAGCCCCCCGGGCATCGAGGCATCGAGGACCGTCAGCGTGCCCACGGCCATGATGATGCCGACAAAGACGATGCCGCGCCACATGCGTGCGGTGATCACCGGCTCGCCCGCTGGACGAGGGGGCTGGTGCATCAGCCCGTCATCGGGCGGATCGACGCCCAGTGCCAGCGCCGGCAGCCCGTCGGTCACCAGGTTGATCCAGAGGATCTGCGTCGCCAGGAGCGGGAGCACGACGGCGCCAGGCGTCGTTTCCAGCCCGATCTGTTTCGCCAGCAGTACCCCGAAGAACATCGTGAGGACTTCTCCGATGTTGGAGGACAGCAGGTAGCGCAGGAACTTGCGGATGTTGGCGAAGATGGCCCGGCCCTCTTCGACCGCCGCGACGATCGTGGCGAAGTTGTCGTCGGCCAGCACGATGTCCGCCGCTTCCTTGGACACGTCGGTGCCGGTGATACCCATCGCGATGCCGATGTCGGCTCTCTTCAACGCGGGTGCGTCGTTGACCCCGTCACCCGTCATCGCGACCACCGCACCCGTCCGGCGGAGCGCCTCGACGATGCGCAGCTTGTGTTCCGGGTTCACGCGCGCATACACCGAGATGTTCGCGAGACGCGGTCCGACGTCGGTCGACAGCGCGTCGAGTTCAGCGCCGGTCATGGCGCCATCGTCGTTGGCGATGCCGAGCGCTCTCGCAATGACGGCCGCCGTGCGGGGATGGTCCCCCGTAATCATCAGGGCGCGAATGCCAGCACTCTTCGCGCGCGCGACGGCCTGCTTCGCTTCGGCGCGTGGCGGGTCGATGATGCCGATGAGGCCGGCAAAGGCCAGGTTCTGCTCGAGCCGTTCATCCGGATGCCCCTCGTGTGCCGCCAGCGCGTCCGGGGGAAGCCAGCGACCCGCGACACCCAGCGTGCGCAGGGCTTGTCCGGCGAGTGCGTCGTTGGTCTCCGCGATCTGCTGCCGGCGTTCGTGCGACAGTGCTCGCGGCGTCTCGCCGACCACCTCATGCGAGCATCGCGCCAGCAGGACGTCCGGCGCGCCCTTGGTCAGCACGAGGCCGCGATGGGGTTGGTCGGTCTCGCGGTGCAGCGTGCTCATCAGCTTTCGCTCGGAGGAGAACGGCACCTCGCCGACGCGTGGCAGGCGCTCCTCGAGTCCTTCGAGGCCGGCCTTGCGCGCGGCGACGAGCAGCGCGCCTTCCGTGGGATCCCCCTGCACCGTCCATCGTCCCTCATGCTCCTGGAGCGTCGCGTTGTTGGCGCGATCGGCGACGGCGAGGGCGCGTTCGAGCTCGACGCGAAGTGGCCCGTCCACGGGTCCACCTCCGTCGCGGCGGACGTCACCGGACGGCTCGTAGCCAGAGCCGTCGAAGGTGACGCGCCCGCTGGCGGTCACCACGACCGTCACCGTCATCTCGTTCTTCGTGAGCGTGCCCGTCTTGTCGGACGCGATGACGCTGGCCGAGCCGAGCGTCTCGACCGCCGACAGGTGGCGCACGATGGCGTTGCGCCTGGCCATGCGCTGCACGCCCATCGACAGCACCGCCGTGACGACAGCGGGCAGGCCTTCGGGTACGGCGGCCACCGCCAACGCGACGCCGAGAATGAGCACATCGAACAGGCCCGCTGCGCTTCGCACATCTTCGACGATCACGATGGTCACGATCATGATCACCGCGATCGCAACCACCACTGCGCCAAGGAGCTTTCCGGTTCGGTCGAGCTCTCGCTGCAGCGGGGTGGGGTCATCGGGCGTGTGTGTCAGCAACCCCGCGATGCGCCCCATCTCCGTGTGCATGCCGGTGGCGGTCACGACGGCCGTGCCATGACCGTAGGTCGCGGCGGTGCCGCTGAACACCATGTTGTCGCGGTCCCCGAGTGGTACCTCGTCGGCAATCGGCGCGGGATCCTTGGTGACCGGCAGGCTCTCGCCGGTCAGCGCGGCTTCGGCCGTCTGCAGCGCGGCTGACTCGATCAGACGCGCGTCGGCGGCGATCGTGTCTCCTTCCTCGATCAGCATGAGGTCGCCTGGCACGAGGTCGGCGGCCGGGATGCTCCGGCGCGCTCCGTCTCGGATGACGGTGGCATCCGCTGCCGACATCGCCCGAAGCGCGGCCACGGCCGCCTCGGCGCGCGACTCCTGGATGTAGCCCATCGTCGCGTTCAGCAGAACGACGGCGAAGATGGCGAGCGCCTCGTACGGGAGTGCCGCATCACGCTCGTAGGCCCACAGACCCGCCGAGATCGCGGTGGCCACAAGCAGCAGGATGACGAGCACATCCTGGAACTGCGCGACAAACCGTCGCCATCGAGGCGCGGGCGCGTCGACCGCGAGCTCGTTCTTCCCGTAGCGATCGAGGCGACGTCTCGCGTCGGCATCGCCGAGCCCCAGCCGAGTGTCTGTTCCGAGCGCAGCGACGACCTCGTCGATGCGTCGGCGGTACGCCTGGCTCGGGTTCGACCCTTCGC includes these proteins:
- a CDS encoding cupin domain-containing protein, translating into MPNFIDPASAFALADLVTLTPHGIASRVIAKNGGGTVTLFAFDAGEALSEHTAPFDALVVVLDGSFTLTIGGAPVEATAGMVVRMPAGVPHAVDATVPSRMLLVMLRERPA
- a CDS encoding PQQ-dependent sugar dehydrogenase — translated: MSVSIALAVAVGVSVGAGSVASQTAPVQTAPQNAPHLERAFDEQTRAPERRSGVAFDTVTIASGLENPWGIAFLPNGRFLVTEKPGRLRVVEATGALSEPVAGVPAVDARGQGGLLGVALDPEFANNGLVYWSYAEGRDDDTNNTAVARGRLTVGAGAPRLEDVQVIFRQAPSLGSRLHFGSRLVFERGGNTLFVTLGDRSILPGRMQAQQMDSLLGKVVRINRDGSIPGDNPLVGKDGVRPEIWSYGHRNVQGATLNPATGELWTIEHGPRGGDELNIARKGRDYGWPTITYGIEYDGRPIGESLTQQANMEQPVYYWDPVIAPGGMTFYTGALFPAWRNSLFIGGLASRALVRLTVEGERVTGEERLLADLNARIRDVAQGPDGALYLLTDEQNGRLLKLVPKP
- a CDS encoding NAD(P)-dependent alcohol dehydrogenase, with translation MQAVRFVGVGFPARLEDVPTPAPGPGQVLIKIGGAGVCHSDLHVMEEELGFTPPFTLGHENAGWVAGLGQGVTGFKEGDAVAVYGPWGCGRCHACQLSMENYCENWAQMGTFGGGLGSDGGMAEYMLVPSARLLVGLGDLSPARAAPLSDAALTPYHAIKRALPALHAGTTVVVLGVGGLGHMAVQLLRVLAPVRIVAADVNDGRLQQAKELGADDIVNNSDVDAAAERILRIVGPRGAGLVLDCVGVQSTIDLGARVLGRNSIWTILGLGSGHHDFRHGSTPYGTTMSIPYWGSRIELMEVIAMARDGRIHAETIEFPLTQAVEVYRTLKEGGIRGRAVLVPGA
- a CDS encoding M20/M25/M40 family metallo-hydrolase; the protein is MQTRRVLGIASALVLTLVSGAALRAQPASISAERVDQDVLWKIRREAHEHSQILKTLHVLTDVYGPRLTGSPNLRAAQDWLLRQATTWGLKNAHLEPWSFGHPGWANERTAVFLTSPVKDSLVVEPLAWTPGTPGTVTASALLIEVPASPTQAELDAALDALRGTLKGRAVLVGRPASPGVAFNPVAKRRDDADVRAQLSGSGGAFGPPRAAATPRPGALTSIETDNQVNAFLVAEGAALRLNDAGFEHGRIRAFNNRTFDVSRAVPTIVVRNEDYGRIARLLDGGRSVELEATIVNTVHPEGSTQYTVVAEIPGTDKAREVVLLGGHLDSWHAATGATDNAIGSAVMLEAIRILQAVGAKPRRTIRVVLWSGEEQGLLGSQAYVAEHYGSFENPKPEFEHFNGYFNVDMGTGKARSLTVFGPPETAAILDAVTVPFRANGLLGATTTRSRARGGSDHTSFNEAGLPGISVGQDPIEYQSHTWHTNLDTYERIIESDAIQSAEAVAAAVYHLATRDEKLPRVTRETIPAKPGPPAGPTTSAAPATSGTTSRP
- a CDS encoding M28 family peptidase, with translation MRITTRTLTRLACSTITVAIAGFTLLGGSTSAQEREDRTLLPWDQLRAIINEASGERAMHHVLELVPYPRIRSRAEYEGHFRENEVIARFATEYGFDDVKVESFPTAQRSWQGWQGELWITAPETRKLYDIHDVAISLAPNSENGDVTAEVVDVGVGERPEDYAHKDVKGKVVLGSATATTLQRLAVFERGAVGVISWNALRPESYPDAILSASIGGNAPQGRTPGFGWIVSPRVGRELADTLGKGQSLTVRSIVRAETFPGELETVHATIKGDGSTDQAVVISAHLHEGYIKQGANDDASGSGLILEMGRTYIRLIKEGKLPRPRRTVHFLWVPEISGTNAWLDAHPEVARTLIADLNFDMEGLGLARSGSRWVLHRTPDTFPTYLNDVGQSVMEWVAAINQERVRFRDNGYRFTLPILSPNGSQDPFYISVEKHYGSSDHVVYMQRGVPALMFITWPDMWYHSSQDTPDKLDPTQFRRAAVVGTASLSLLASAGDATAIKVAGESLARGTERLGTAERKGLGYLADATDAASLPIAYAEAKNAVAHQQGVERAVLASVKDLFADATGGTRSLATLLPLVDGRAAALQADITAYHALRAQQLGVTPVEPTRTAAEVEASRIVAARVPGGRMLGRRGRNQPLLDSLPPADRALVASVETKLPQHMRAELDLLLQKGDRTVLQIRDFLAGEFDPLPADDLLAYLRAMERIGGVTLTAK